A single genomic interval of Vibrio gallicus harbors:
- the gmk gene encoding guanylate kinase gives MGKGTLYIVSAPSGAGKSSLISAMLEKNPVYAMKVSISHTTRAPRPGEEDGTHYHFVERNQFESFIEQGIFLEHAEVFGNYYGTSRVWIEQNLDRGIDVFLDIDWQGARQIRQQMPQAKSVFIFPPSNGELERRLNVRGQDSDEVIAKRMSEAKSEMSHYDEYDYVIVNDDFDAALMDFRAILRAERLKKDKQTAKYSGMLTALLAE, from the coding sequence ATGGGAAAAGGTACCCTCTATATCGTTTCAGCACCCAGTGGTGCAGGCAAATCTAGCCTGATTTCAGCGATGCTTGAAAAAAATCCAGTTTACGCAATGAAGGTCTCTATCTCTCATACCACTCGCGCTCCGCGCCCGGGGGAAGAAGATGGTACACACTATCATTTTGTTGAGCGTAATCAGTTTGAATCCTTTATAGAGCAAGGCATATTCTTAGAACATGCTGAGGTATTCGGAAACTACTACGGTACATCGCGTGTTTGGATAGAACAGAACCTAGATCGCGGTATCGATGTGTTCCTTGATATTGACTGGCAAGGTGCACGTCAAATTCGTCAGCAAATGCCGCAAGCTAAAAGCGTATTTATTTTCCCACCATCAAATGGTGAACTGGAAAGACGCCTAAATGTGCGCGGTCAAGATAGTGACGAAGTTATCGCTAAGCGCATGAGCGAGGCAAAGTCTGAAATGTCACACTATGATGAATATGACTACGTTATAGTTAACGATGACTTTGATGCTGCTTTAATGGATTTCAGAGCCATTCTGCGCGCTGAGCGTTTAAAGAAAGACAAACAAACAGCAAAATACAGTGGAATGCTGACTGCATTACTAGCAGAATAA
- the rpoZ gene encoding DNA-directed RNA polymerase subunit omega, whose protein sequence is MARVTVQDAVEKVGNRFDLVLISARRARQMQTGGKDSLVPEENDKPTVVALREIEEGLITKEILDAKERQEQQEQEAAELAAVSSIAHTR, encoded by the coding sequence ATGGCACGCGTAACCGTACAAGATGCAGTTGAAAAAGTTGGTAACCGTTTCGACCTAGTTCTAATTTCTGCTCGCCGCGCACGTCAGATGCAAACTGGTGGCAAAGATTCTCTAGTGCCTGAAGAGAACGATAAGCCAACAGTAGTAGCGCTTCGTGAAATCGAAGAAGGTCTGATTACTAAAGAGATCTTGGATGCGAAAGAGCGTCAAGAACAGCAAGAACAAGAAGCAGCTGAACTAGCAGCAGTGAGCAGCATCGCTCACACACGTTAA
- the spoT gene encoding bifunctional GTP diphosphokinase/guanosine-3',5'-bis pyrophosphate 3'-pyrophosphohydrolase, with protein MYLFDSLKDVAKEYLSEPQLEALRRSYLVAKDAHEGQTRSSGEPYIIHPVAVARILAEMRLDLETLQAALLHDVIEDTEVTKEELENEFGTAVAELVDGVSKLDKLKFRDRKEAQAENFRKMVLAMVQDIRVILIKLSDRTHNMRTLGALRPDKRRRIARETLEIYSPLAHRLGIHNIKTELEELGFEALYPNRYRVLKEVVKTARGNRKEMIQRIHSEIEGRLEEVGIPCRVLGREKNLYSIYNKMKTKEQRFHTIMDIYAFRVIVDSVDTCYRVLGQAHSLFKPRPSRMKDYIAVPKANGYQSLHTSMVGPHGVPVEVQIRTEDMDQMADKGVAAHWSYKSNGQRSGTTAQVKAQRWMQSLLELQQSAGNSFEFIENVKSDLFPDEIYVFTPKGRIVELPAGATAVDFAYAVHTDVGNTCVGTRVDRNPYPLSKALKNGQTIEIISAPGARPNAAWLNYVVTSRARTKIRQVLKTMRREESVALGRRLLNHALGRHSIDTIYPKNIKHVLAELKLNSIDDMLAAIGLGELMSIIIARRLLGDVEKLTETSSIESSSEKKLSIKGADGILLTYANCCRPIPGDSIIAHVSPGRGLVIHHETCPNVRGYQKEPDKYMAVAWEDTHEQDFISELCIDLQNSQGALAGLTNVISRTGSNIHGISTEEKDGRLYTVIVALTTKDRIHLASIMKKIRVMPQALRVRRRRR; from the coding sequence TTGTATCTATTTGATAGCCTCAAAGACGTTGCCAAAGAATACCTCTCGGAGCCTCAACTAGAGGCTCTTCGTCGTTCTTATTTGGTAGCAAAAGATGCCCACGAAGGGCAGACACGCTCTAGTGGTGAACCGTATATCATCCACCCTGTAGCGGTTGCTCGAATCTTGGCTGAAATGCGCCTTGACCTTGAAACCCTACAAGCAGCCTTGTTGCACGATGTCATTGAAGACACCGAAGTCACCAAGGAAGAGCTCGAAAATGAGTTCGGTACTGCTGTGGCAGAACTTGTGGATGGGGTATCAAAACTCGATAAGCTCAAATTCCGCGATCGCAAAGAAGCGCAAGCTGAGAACTTCCGTAAGATGGTCCTTGCTATGGTGCAAGATATCCGTGTAATTCTTATCAAGCTCTCTGATCGCACCCATAATATGCGAACCCTTGGCGCTCTTCGTCCAGATAAGCGTCGTCGCATTGCTCGTGAAACCCTCGAGATTTATTCGCCACTTGCACACAGATTAGGTATCCATAACATTAAAACTGAGCTTGAAGAGCTTGGGTTTGAAGCGTTATATCCAAATCGCTATCGCGTCTTAAAAGAAGTGGTTAAAACGGCTCGTGGCAACCGTAAAGAGATGATTCAACGTATTCACTCTGAGATAGAAGGCCGTCTTGAAGAGGTCGGTATTCCATGTCGAGTATTGGGGCGTGAAAAAAATCTCTACTCCATCTACAACAAGATGAAAACCAAGGAACAGCGTTTCCATACCATTATGGATATCTACGCGTTCCGAGTGATTGTTGATAGTGTAGATACTTGCTACCGAGTACTCGGTCAGGCCCATAGCTTATTTAAGCCTCGCCCTAGCCGTATGAAAGATTATATTGCGGTACCTAAAGCGAATGGCTATCAGTCATTGCATACTTCTATGGTGGGGCCTCACGGTGTTCCTGTAGAGGTGCAAATCCGTACTGAAGATATGGACCAGATGGCAGATAAAGGTGTGGCAGCTCATTGGTCATATAAGAGTAACGGTCAACGCAGTGGCACAACCGCACAGGTTAAAGCGCAGCGTTGGATGCAAAGCTTACTTGAGCTTCAGCAAAGTGCCGGTAACTCATTCGAATTTATCGAAAACGTTAAATCGGATCTATTCCCTGATGAAATTTACGTCTTTACACCAAAAGGACGTATTGTCGAGCTTCCTGCCGGAGCTACTGCGGTCGATTTTGCCTATGCGGTGCATACCGATGTAGGCAATACCTGTGTCGGCACTCGAGTTGACCGCAATCCGTATCCACTGAGCAAGGCTCTGAAAAACGGTCAAACTATTGAAATCATTAGTGCTCCTGGAGCAAGGCCAAATGCAGCATGGCTAAACTATGTTGTTACTTCACGAGCTCGCACTAAGATACGCCAAGTTCTTAAGACCATGCGTAGAGAAGAATCGGTTGCTCTTGGACGCCGTTTATTGAATCACGCCCTTGGTCGTCACTCGATTGACACTATCTATCCTAAAAACATTAAGCATGTATTGGCTGAGCTTAAGCTCAATAGCATTGATGATATGTTGGCAGCGATTGGTCTTGGTGAGCTGATGAGTATTATCATTGCACGTCGTTTACTCGGCGATGTTGAAAAACTCACCGAAACCAGTTCAATCGAATCCAGTTCAGAGAAGAAACTCTCCATCAAGGGTGCCGATGGTATATTGCTAACCTACGCAAACTGCTGTCGCCCAATCCCAGGAGATAGCATCATAGCTCACGTTTCCCCTGGCCGTGGTCTCGTTATTCACCATGAAACTTGTCCAAATGTTCGCGGTTACCAAAAAGAACCGGATAAATATATGGCAGTAGCGTGGGAAGATACCCATGAGCAAGACTTTATATCTGAGCTTTGTATTGACCTTCAAAACAGCCAAGGCGCACTTGCTGGGTTAACAAATGTTATCTCGCGCACGGGTTCAAATATCCACGGTATTTCAACCGAAGAAAAAGATGGTCGCTTGTATACTGTTATCGTGGCGCTAACCACCAAAGACCGTATACATCTTGCAAGCATAATGAAAAAGATTAGAGTTATGCCGCAAGCTCTTCGAGTTCGACGTCGTCGTAGATAG
- the trmH gene encoding tRNA (guanosine(18)-2'-O)-methyltransferase TrmH, protein MSPERFQKIQQVLKARQTDLTLCLEEVHKPNNVSAVIRTADAAGLHKIHAVWPKQAMRTLTHTSAGARNWVEVETHNSSQQAFAELKAQGMQILVTNLSDNAVDFREIDYTLPTAIVLGGEKHGISEQALQMADQDIIIPMVGMVQSLNVSVASALILFEAQRQRQLKGMYDKQQSSLAPEAIHKILFERGHPVLAKVAKRKKLPYPPLDDEGQINAPKEWWAAMQRK, encoded by the coding sequence ATGAGCCCAGAGCGTTTTCAGAAAATTCAGCAAGTATTAAAAGCGCGTCAGACTGATCTGACGCTATGCTTGGAAGAAGTTCATAAACCAAATAACGTATCAGCGGTAATTCGAACCGCAGATGCTGCTGGGCTACACAAAATCCATGCCGTTTGGCCCAAACAAGCCATGCGTACCCTAACCCATACCTCCGCTGGAGCCAGAAATTGGGTAGAGGTTGAAACTCATAACTCCTCCCAGCAGGCATTTGCTGAATTAAAAGCCCAAGGCATGCAGATTCTGGTTACCAACCTGTCAGATAATGCCGTCGATTTCCGAGAAATTGATTACACCCTACCGACCGCAATTGTCCTTGGTGGTGAAAAACATGGCATTAGTGAACAAGCCTTACAAATGGCCGATCAGGATATTATTATCCCTATGGTTGGTATGGTGCAGTCACTGAATGTATCTGTGGCTAGTGCTCTAATTTTGTTTGAAGCTCAAAGGCAGCGTCAATTAAAAGGCATGTACGATAAACAGCAATCCTCTCTTGCACCGGAAGCGATACATAAGATTCTTTTTGAGCGAGGCCACCCCGTACTAGCTAAAGTCGCCAAAAGAAAAAAGTTACCTTACCCTCCGCTAGATGATGAAGGGCAAATTAACGCCCCCAAAGAGTGGTGGGCAGCGATGCAGAGAAAATAG
- the radC gene encoding RadC family protein, translated as MNLKELPKDSLPREKLLLKGAQSLSDAELLAIFLRTGCPGMNVLTLSDHLLKAFGSLRHLLSASEQSFCQHKGLGVAKYVQLQAFIEMTHRYLAETLERGEALTNPQHTKMFLLSMLRDRAREAFFVLFLDNQHRVIEYEVLFEGTIDAANVYPREVVKRALHHNACALILAHNHPSGIAEPSQADRHITRRLIDALSLVDIRVLDHFVVGDGEVVSFAERGWI; from the coding sequence ATGAATCTAAAAGAGCTACCGAAAGATTCTCTGCCCAGAGAGAAGTTATTATTGAAGGGAGCGCAAAGCCTCAGTGATGCTGAGCTGTTAGCCATTTTCCTAAGAACAGGGTGCCCAGGGATGAATGTATTAACCTTGTCGGATCATCTACTAAAAGCGTTTGGTTCTTTACGACATTTGTTATCGGCAAGTGAGCAGTCGTTTTGTCAGCATAAGGGGCTTGGCGTAGCTAAGTATGTTCAATTGCAGGCTTTTATCGAGATGACCCATAGATACCTAGCTGAAACTTTAGAGAGGGGAGAGGCATTAACTAACCCTCAGCATACCAAGATGTTTTTACTGAGTATGCTAAGAGATCGCGCTAGAGAGGCTTTTTTTGTCTTATTTCTCGATAACCAGCATCGGGTGATTGAGTATGAAGTCTTATTTGAAGGAACCATTGATGCCGCTAATGTTTACCCAAGAGAGGTGGTAAAGCGAGCCCTGCATCACAATGCGTGCGCATTAATTTTGGCGCATAACCACCCCAGTGGTATCGCGGAGCCAAGCCAAGCAGATCGCCATATTACTCGCCGTTTAATTGACGCACTTTCGCTGGTGGATATTCGAGTTTTGGATCATTTTGTAGTAGGAGATGGAGAGGTAGTATCATTTGCAGAAAGAGGGTGGATATAA
- the coaBC gene encoding bifunctional phosphopantothenoylcysteine decarboxylase/phosphopantothenate--cysteine ligase CoaBC, with translation MQPLEGKKIVLGISGGIAAYKCAELTRRLTERGAEVKVVMTKAAKEFITPLTMQAVSGNPVAESLLDPAAEASMGHIEIGKWADLVLLAPATADLIARISAGMGNDLLTTVVLASEAPIAIAPAMNQQMYKNIATQENLATLSRRGALIWGPAAGEQACGDVGLGRMLEPMQLVERCITLFQPKPLQGKKIAITAGPTQEAIDPVRFISNHSSGKMGYALAEQAAQLGAEVTLISGPVDLATPNGVQRIDVLSAEDMFDEATSRAQSNDIFIGCAAVADYRPHAIAPQKMKKTVDSDEITIRLVKNPDIIATVAALSENRPFTVGFAAETQNVEQYAMDKLHRKNLDLICANDVSQAGIGFNANDNVLTLFWKEGNQHYPHASKMLLARAILEKIETLSTHKS, from the coding sequence ATGCAACCTCTTGAAGGGAAAAAAATTGTTCTAGGTATAAGCGGTGGAATCGCAGCTTATAAATGTGCAGAACTTACTCGTCGCTTAACTGAGCGCGGAGCAGAAGTTAAAGTTGTAATGACCAAAGCGGCCAAGGAGTTTATTACTCCATTGACCATGCAAGCTGTATCGGGAAACCCGGTTGCAGAAAGCCTACTTGATCCTGCCGCTGAAGCCTCTATGGGCCACATTGAAATAGGCAAATGGGCTGATTTAGTTCTATTGGCTCCAGCAACAGCTGATCTCATTGCCCGCATAAGTGCCGGTATGGGTAACGACCTACTCACTACTGTAGTGTTAGCTTCAGAAGCCCCTATTGCAATTGCCCCTGCAATGAATCAGCAGATGTATAAGAATATCGCAACCCAAGAGAATCTGGCGACGTTAAGCCGTCGTGGTGCTCTAATCTGGGGGCCAGCCGCTGGAGAACAGGCTTGTGGTGATGTGGGATTGGGCCGAATGCTTGAGCCAATGCAGCTTGTCGAGCGATGCATCACTCTATTTCAGCCAAAGCCATTACAAGGTAAAAAAATCGCTATTACAGCGGGACCAACCCAAGAAGCTATCGACCCAGTTCGTTTTATCTCCAATCACAGTTCAGGAAAGATGGGGTACGCTCTGGCGGAGCAAGCCGCTCAGCTTGGTGCTGAAGTTACCTTAATCAGTGGCCCGGTGGATCTTGCGACTCCAAACGGAGTCCAGCGCATCGATGTGTTAAGTGCTGAAGATATGTTTGATGAGGCCACTAGCCGAGCTCAAAGCAATGACATCTTTATAGGTTGCGCAGCCGTTGCTGACTATCGTCCACATGCGATTGCACCACAAAAAATGAAGAAAACGGTCGATAGTGATGAAATTACTATTCGGTTGGTTAAAAATCCCGATATCATCGCCACCGTTGCAGCCCTAAGTGAAAACCGACCATTTACAGTTGGGTTTGCCGCTGAGACACAAAATGTCGAGCAGTATGCAATGGACAAGTTACATCGAAAGAACTTGGATTTAATCTGCGCCAACGATGTATCTCAAGCAGGTATTGGCTTTAATGCCAACGACAACGTATTAACCCTATTTTGGAAAGAGGGTAATCAACATTACCCACATGCCAGTAAAATGCTACTTGCGCGCGCTATTCTTGAAAAAATTGAAACACTGAGCACACACAAATCATGA
- the dut gene encoding dUTP diphosphatase, translating into MRKIDLKILDPRIGKQFPLPQYATEGSAGLDLRACLDEALIVTPGQTHLVPTGLAIHIGDSSLAATILPRSGLGHKHGIVLGNLVGLIDSDYQGQLMVSVWNRGQDTFTIEPGDRIAQLVFVPVVQAEFNLVGDFDASQRGDGGFGHSGKQ; encoded by the coding sequence ATGAGAAAAATCGATCTTAAAATCTTAGACCCTCGTATCGGCAAGCAATTTCCACTACCTCAATATGCTACAGAGGGCTCTGCTGGGCTTGATCTTAGAGCCTGCCTTGATGAAGCACTTATTGTTACTCCGGGACAAACTCATCTAGTTCCTACTGGTCTTGCCATCCATATTGGTGATTCTAGTCTTGCCGCAACAATTTTGCCTCGCTCAGGTCTTGGTCACAAACATGGCATTGTACTGGGTAACCTTGTCGGCTTAATCGATTCTGATTACCAAGGTCAACTTATGGTTTCAGTATGGAATCGCGGACAAGATACCTTCACTATTGAGCCGGGCGATCGTATCGCACAGCTTGTATTTGTACCGGTGGTACAAGCTGAATTTAATTTAGTTGGCGATTTTGATGCATCTCAACGTGGCGATGGTGGCTTTGGTCACTCTGGTAAACAATAA
- the slmA gene encoding nucleoid occlusion factor SlmA, producing the protein MTGRRNSNRKDEILQALALMLESSEGASRITTAKLALQVGVSEAALYRHFPSKARMFEGLIEFIEQSVLSRINQIMDKEKDTFTRLYEVLRFILLFAEHNKGLSRILSGHALMFENERLRERINQLFSKIESQIKQILRERILREGQGFSLDEKILASIVLSYVEGRINRFVRTDFDIKPSEDLEQYWDLLRQQIS; encoded by the coding sequence ATGACGGGCAGACGTAACTCCAACCGAAAGGACGAGATATTACAAGCATTGGCGTTAATGCTGGAATCAAGTGAGGGTGCCTCTCGGATTACCACTGCAAAGTTAGCGCTACAAGTCGGTGTTTCAGAGGCTGCGTTGTATCGCCACTTCCCAAGTAAAGCACGCATGTTTGAAGGTCTTATCGAGTTTATTGAGCAATCAGTATTATCTCGAATCAACCAGATTATGGATAAGGAAAAAGACACCTTTACTCGTCTTTACGAGGTGCTGCGCTTTATCCTATTATTTGCAGAGCATAATAAGGGCTTGAGCAGAATCCTATCTGGCCACGCTCTCATGTTTGAAAATGAGCGCCTTCGTGAACGAATTAATCAGCTATTTAGCAAAATAGAAAGCCAGATTAAGCAAATTCTTCGTGAACGAATCCTACGTGAGGGGCAAGGTTTCTCTCTTGATGAGAAGATCTTAGCATCAATTGTCCTAAGCTATGTTGAAGGACGTATTAACCGCTTTGTTCGTACCGACTTTGATATAAAACCGTCTGAAGATCTAGAACAATACTGGGATCTTCTTCGTCAGCAGATTTCCTAA
- the lpxL gene encoding LpxL/LpxP family Kdo(2)-lipid IV(A) lauroyl/palmitoleoyl acyltransferase — MSKYDAPKFSLSLIHPKNWGVWFGFGILALIVNLLPYPVLFKIGRGLGKLSMRLAKSRVKVARRNLELAFPDKPQPEVEAIVEENFKNTGFAFFEMGMTWFWPTWRLKRRIRAVNLEQMIEFKEQGRGVLMCHPHTLNLEISARAFAVLGYPGSGVYRPHNNPAYDFIQYWGRTHNGNTLVDRKNVKEMLRVLKRGERLFYLGDHDYGRNKSVFVPFFAVEDACTTTGANILFGATDCAMIPATGFRDAHGHYELNLAPAIHDNFPKKDFEAGAAIMNKAYEDVILRQVDQWMWLHKRYKTMQDKSLPKGYRYKK; from the coding sequence ATGAGTAAATACGACGCTCCCAAATTTTCATTGTCACTCATACACCCCAAAAACTGGGGTGTATGGTTTGGCTTTGGAATACTTGCCTTAATCGTCAATCTCCTTCCCTATCCTGTTCTTTTTAAGATAGGTAGAGGGCTGGGTAAGCTGTCTATGAGACTAGCAAAGAGCCGCGTAAAAGTGGCAAGACGTAACCTAGAACTCGCTTTTCCTGATAAACCCCAACCAGAAGTGGAAGCGATTGTAGAAGAGAACTTCAAGAATACTGGTTTTGCATTCTTTGAAATGGGTATGACTTGGTTCTGGCCTACATGGCGCCTTAAACGACGTATTCGTGCGGTTAACTTAGAGCAAATGATAGAGTTTAAGGAACAAGGCCGTGGAGTACTAATGTGCCACCCTCATACCCTAAACTTGGAAATCAGCGCACGAGCGTTTGCTGTACTTGGATATCCAGGAAGTGGCGTATATCGCCCGCACAATAACCCTGCTTATGATTTCATTCAATACTGGGGCCGCACACATAATGGAAATACACTCGTCGACCGTAAAAACGTTAAAGAGATGCTCAGAGTGCTAAAAAGAGGTGAGCGCTTATTTTATCTTGGCGACCATGATTACGGCAGAAACAAATCAGTGTTTGTTCCTTTCTTTGCGGTTGAGGATGCTTGTACGACCACAGGTGCAAATATTCTATTTGGCGCAACAGATTGCGCTATGATCCCTGCAACAGGCTTTCGAGACGCACATGGGCACTATGAGCTTAATTTGGCACCCGCTATTCATGACAACTTTCCTAAGAAAGATTTTGAAGCTGGCGCCGCAATAATGAACAAAGCATATGAAGATGTCATATTGCGTCAAGTTGACCAATGGATGTGGCTACACAAGCGCTATAAGACAATGCAAGATAAAAGTCTACCGAAAGGCTATCGATACAAAAAATAA
- the hemE gene encoding uroporphyrinogen decarboxylase — protein MTELKNDRYLRALLKQPVDCTPVWMMRQAGRYLPEYRATRAVAGDFMSLCKNAELASEVTLQPLRRFPLDAAILFSDILTIPDAMGLGLYFEAGEGPKFERPITCKADVDKIGLPDPEGELQYVMNAVRQIRKDLAGEVPLIGFSGSPWTLATYMVEGGSSKAFTKIKKMMYAEPAILHALLDKLADSVIEYLNAQIKAGAQSVMVFDTWGGVLTPRDYNEFSLRYMHKIVDGLIRENEGRRVPVTLFTKNGGMWLESIAATGCDAVGLDWTINIADAKRRIGDKVALQGNMDPSMLYAQPERIRQEVGTILEGFGDGGTGHVFNLGHGIHLDVPPENAGVFVEAVHELSKPYHK, from the coding sequence ATGACTGAATTAAAAAATGATCGCTATTTGCGAGCGCTTCTAAAGCAGCCTGTAGATTGCACCCCTGTATGGATGATGCGTCAAGCGGGTCGATACCTTCCTGAGTATCGTGCGACACGTGCGGTAGCGGGCGACTTTATGTCACTGTGTAAAAATGCGGAACTTGCCTCAGAGGTGACGCTGCAGCCATTACGTCGTTTTCCATTAGATGCGGCTATCTTATTCTCTGACATTCTAACCATCCCAGACGCGATGGGCTTAGGCTTATACTTTGAAGCGGGAGAAGGTCCTAAATTTGAACGACCAATTACCTGCAAAGCGGATGTGGATAAAATTGGTTTACCTGATCCAGAAGGTGAATTGCAGTACGTAATGAATGCGGTTCGTCAAATTAGAAAAGACCTTGCCGGTGAAGTACCTTTGATTGGTTTCTCTGGTAGTCCGTGGACACTTGCTACTTATATGGTTGAAGGTGGAAGCTCAAAAGCATTCACTAAAATTAAAAAGATGATGTACGCAGAACCTGCAATCTTACATGCTCTGCTTGATAAGCTAGCAGACAGTGTAATTGAGTATCTTAATGCTCAGATTAAGGCTGGTGCTCAATCTGTAATGGTATTCGATACTTGGGGTGGCGTGCTTACCCCTCGTGACTACAATGAGTTTTCATTGCGTTACATGCATAAAATCGTAGACGGCTTGATTCGCGAAAATGAAGGACGCCGTGTGCCAGTCACTTTGTTCACCAAAAATGGTGGCATGTGGTTAGAATCCATCGCAGCAACCGGTTGTGATGCTGTTGGCCTAGATTGGACTATCAATATTGCTGATGCAAAACGTCGCATCGGAGATAAGGTTGCGCTGCAAGGTAATATGGACCCATCAATGCTTTATGCTCAACCAGAGCGTATTCGTCAGGAAGTCGGTACTATCTTAGAAGGGTTTGGTGATGGTGGTACAGGCCATGTATTCAACCTTGGACACGGTATTCATTTGGACGTTCCGCCTGAAAATGCCGGAGTTTTTGTTGAAGCGGTACATGAGCTTTCTAAGCCATATCATAAATAA
- the nudC gene encoding NAD(+) diphosphatase yields the protein MLKKSNQKQSAYWLVVNGSDLWLDSGAIPFGSAEALNLPEDKAIEIAHYQGSKVYWLNDIDVERPLEMNSLRELLDFPQQLFLLISKAIQFGHMSQTMRFCGQCGGRCALNHNQLAMQCQQCRTLHYPRIFPCIIVAVRNGSKLLLAQHPRHKGNMYTVIAGFLEVGETLEQCVAREVKEETGINIKNIRYFGSQPWAFPSSMMMGFVADYASGDIKPDYSELSDAAWFEFDNLPDVAPKGTIARSLIDDTVEVIMKEVTTGK from the coding sequence ATGTTAAAAAAAAGTAACCAGAAACAGAGTGCATACTGGCTGGTGGTCAATGGAAGTGACCTTTGGTTGGATTCTGGAGCCATTCCATTTGGTAGTGCTGAAGCTCTTAATCTGCCAGAGGATAAGGCTATTGAAATCGCTCACTACCAAGGCTCGAAAGTGTATTGGTTGAACGATATTGATGTTGAAAGACCACTAGAGATGAACTCCTTGCGCGAGCTTCTGGATTTCCCTCAGCAGTTATTCCTGTTGATTAGCAAGGCTATTCAATTTGGGCATATGAGTCAGACGATGCGTTTCTGTGGTCAGTGTGGAGGACGCTGCGCCCTTAACCATAACCAACTGGCGATGCAATGTCAGCAGTGCCGAACCTTACATTATCCTCGAATATTTCCGTGCATTATCGTTGCTGTGCGCAATGGTTCAAAGCTCTTACTGGCTCAACATCCACGGCATAAAGGAAATATGTACACTGTCATTGCTGGCTTTTTAGAGGTTGGAGAAACGCTAGAACAATGTGTGGCTCGAGAGGTTAAAGAGGAAACCGGTATCAATATAAAGAATATTCGATACTTTGGAAGCCAGCCTTGGGCATTCCCCAGTAGCATGATGATGGGGTTTGTTGCCGACTACGCCAGTGGCGATATTAAACCTGATTACAGTGAGTTATCGGATGCGGCGTGGTTTGAATTTGATAACCTTCCCGATGTAGCTCCGAAAGGCACCATTGCACGCAGTCTTATTGACGATACGGTCGAGGTAATTATGAAAGAAGTTACCACTGGAAAATAG
- the rsd gene encoding sigma D regulator gives MVMLKKFQQVQEQWGGSSDVIDHWLEKRQALLVEYVKLAALQPVAASNVVTLPSTEELQKFSQHLVDYISEGHFKIYDMVMDKWAATGFQTTEEISQTYAKIVLTTEPLLSFTDHYANIAKDDELNSFEQDMSDIGEVLELRFAVEDRLIQLIAESLAMPPGA, from the coding sequence TTGGTCATGTTAAAAAAATTTCAACAAGTACAAGAACAATGGGGTGGCTCAAGTGATGTCATTGACCATTGGCTAGAAAAACGTCAAGCTTTATTGGTTGAGTATGTAAAACTTGCTGCTCTACAGCCTGTTGCGGCGTCAAATGTAGTTACGCTTCCTTCAACCGAAGAGCTGCAGAAATTCTCCCAACACCTCGTTGATTATATATCTGAAGGTCACTTCAAGATCTACGACATGGTGATGGATAAATGGGCAGCTACAGGTTTTCAAACTACTGAAGAAATCAGTCAAACCTACGCTAAGATCGTGTTAACTACAGAGCCCCTACTAAGTTTTACTGATCACTACGCTAATATTGCTAAAGACGACGAGTTAAATTCATTTGAGCAAGATATGTCAGATATCGGTGAGGTCCTGGAATTGAGGTTTGCCGTTGAAGACAGGCTAATCCAACTTATCGCAGAAAGCCTAGCAATGCCTCCCGGCGCTTAG